Part of the Paenibacillus kyungheensis genome, CGTCCTGATGCAGCATTGGCTTTTGAGATGGATATTGCAAATGAAGAACAGGTAAAACATGCTATTCAAACAGGAGCCGAGCATTTTACCGGTCTGGATATTGTTTTCGCTAATGCAGGTATTAACGGAGTTCTTGCCCCAATAGATGAAATTAAATTTGAAGATTGGCAGCGTACAATCAATACGAATTTGGGTGGTACTTTCCTTACCATCAAGTATGCGCTTCCTTTCTTAAAAGAGCATGGTGGCGGAAGTATTGTGATCACCAGTTCGATTAATGGTAACACGACATTTGCAAGCTTCGGTATGTCAGCATACAGTACTTCCAAAGCAGGGCAAGTTGCTTTTGCCAAAATGGCAGCTCTTGAACTGGCTAAATTTAAAGTACGTGTCAATGTAATCTGTCCGGGAGCGATCTCTACAAATATCGATCAAAGTACAGAAGTAAATGAGCTGGTACGAAATATAGCGATTCCTATCGAATTCCCACATGGTCGTCAACCGCTAGCTGGACAATCCGGTTCAGCAGATAATGTAGCAGATCTGGTCACATTCTTATCTTCTCCAGAAGCGGCTCATATTACAGGAGCACAGATTACGATTGATGGAGCCGAATCTCTATTGTGTTAATCTATTGCTGACTATCTAATTATAAAGATCAAATGATGGTATCATATCAAGAAGCTCTGTTATAGGAGCTTCTTTTGTTATATTATCATGTCATTCTATCGATCGCTGTGAATTAAATAGGTATAACGAAGATGATATATACAAACATTATAACAAAGAGGTGACTATCCTATGTTATCGTGGTTAGCAGAACAGAAAATCAATGAAGCTATACAACAAGGAGAATTTGATGATCTGGAAGGTAAAGGAAAACCGTTAGCACTGGAAGATTTATCTCATGTGCCTGAAGAATTAAGAGCGGCTTATAAAGTTATGAAAAATGCAGGTATTATTCCAGAGGAGTTACAATTGCGACAAGAGATGTTGACGTTAACCGATCTGATTGCAGCTTGTGAACATGCAGGTGAACGACAAGCGTTACATCGCAAATTGGATGAAAAAACGTTACGTTTACAACTGATTACTAGCCAGCGTGGATTACAAGAAAATGCTTCTTATCACCGCTATGAGAATCAAATTCGTAAGCGATTAACTTAACATCATCCTAGATATCTAAATAGAAATGATCAATCATATATCTACTATTTTAATGCTATTATCTTCATGATAGAACTGACTTGAATAGAAGAGTTTAAATCATTTTGTGCTAACCATCATTTTGATAAAAGTAGAACAAATAGTGCTTATATCGTCAGGCGCTTATAGAAAGGAATTATGTTTTGACTGAATTATTGAATTTGCCTGTAGATGCGTTGATTCCTGATTTGAAAATATACTTAGAGCAACAAGGAGTAGCCGTAGTCACAGCAGAACCCGGAGCAGGGAAAACGACTCGTATTCCTATCGCTTTATTACATGAACCGTGGTTACAAGGAAAGCGGATCATCATGTTAGAACCGCGGCGGGTAGCCGCTATTTCTGCGGCACGTTTTATGGCAGCTTCCTTAGAAGAGCAAGTAGGCGAAACGGTAGGTTATCGGGTAGCGCTGGATAGCAAAGTAAGTCAGAATACAGTGATCGAAGTCGTTACTGAAGGGATTTTGACAGCGATGTTGCAGCATGATCCTTCATTAGAACAAATTGGTTTGATTATTTTTGATGAATTTCATGAGCGGAATCTGCATGCTGATCTAGGGCTTGCTCTAACGATAGAGAGCAGGTCTATTTTGCGTGAAGATTTAAGAGTGATAGTGATGTCAGCTACAATGGATCCTAAGCCTGTAGCTCATTTATTAGGAGATGCTCCTATACTGTCTAGTGCAGGTCGAACTTATCCTGTGCATACGTATTATGTACAGGGTGAATCGATTTTTAAAATGTATCAACGTCCTTATTCCGATTGGGCGAAAAAAGTAGCTAATACTATCCAAGAAGCATTACAACAACATGAAGGTGATATTTTAGTCTTTTTGCCTGGTATACGTGAGATTCGAGCTGTACAGCGAGAATGTAGATCATCTATCGACTCGATCAATAATTCTACCGAATTGCTGATTCTGCATGGTGGTATGACTTCATCCGAGCAAGATCAAGTGATTATTCCTTCTGCAAAAAAGATGCGTAAAGTAGTATTAGCTACTTCATTGGCTGAATCAAGTATTACAATTACAGGGATTCGGATTGTAATTGATAGTGGTCTAACCCGTATTCCTGTCTTTTCCGCTCGTACAGGGATGGAGCATCTAGCTACAGAACGTGTATCACAAGATAGTGCAGATCAGCGTAGAGGTAGAGCAGGGCGCACAGAAGCAGGTATATGTTATCGACTGTGGAGTGAAGAAGAACAATCTTATTTAGCAACTACTCGTTCACCAGAGATTGTCCAAAGTGATCTAACATCTATGGCTTTGCATATTGCTGTCTGGGGAACTGATATAAAAGAATTAAGCTGGTTGGATCAGCCACCGCAAGCTGCTTATGAGCAAGCTTGTCAGTTGCTTATTGATTTGGAAGCATTAGACGAGCAGAAAGGCATTACAGCGCATGGACGCGAATTGTCAAAACTACGTGTACATCCCCGTCTCGCTCATATGATTGTACATGCTATTCCTTTAGGCATGGTTCAACAAGCTTGTGATCTTGCGGCATTGTTGCAAGAACGTGATCTGTTATCTTCTCATGAAGCAGGTGCAGATATGGAGCATCGGGTACAGGCTCTTCAGGGTCATTCTTCTTATCAAGTAGATCCTAGAGCTATTCAGCGTATCAAAGAATGGAGTCGGCGTTTTGAACAACAGTCACGTCTGATTCAAGGGTATAATACTCCTAGCTCAATTGATCCTGATCTTTCCACATCCAATACAGGGATGTTGTTATCGTTAGCTTATCCTGATCGTATCGCCAAAAATCGTGGTAATGGTACATTTCTATTACGTATAGGGCGTGGGGCTTCATTTGCTTCTTCTGCACATCGTTCTGACTATCTGACAACAGCTTCTTATATTGTAGCAGCACAATTAGATGATACAGGAACAGATAGTGTGATTCGACTAGCGGCTGAAGTGAGTGAATCACAACTTCGTCGAATACATGCCAATCATATTCAATCTGTACACCAAGTTGATTATGATGAAGAACGTGAATCAATATCTGCACGAATCGATACTTATCTAGGCGCAATCTTATTGCAATCGGTATCTGATCCTAAGCCTTCCGCTGAACAGATTCAATTAGCTATAATACATGCGATTCGTTATAAAGGTCTGGATAGCTTGAACTGGACCAAAGCTGCCATACAATGGAGAGAACGGATTTCTTTTATGCATCAGCTTGATCCTGATTATCCTGCAATGGATGATAGCACTTTATTAGCAGAAATGGATGAATGGTTACTTCCTTATATAGAAGGAATCCGTCGCTTTAATGAACTAAAAAAATTAAATCTAACAGAATTATTGCTACATCGCTTATCCTGGGAACAACGACAAGCCATAGATAGACTAGCGCCGACACATATCGAAGTGCCTAGCGGATCACGTATTGCTGTGAACTATACTGATCCAAAGCGCCCGTTTATCGCTGTTAGATTACAGGAGCTATTTGGATGTATGACTACACCGATGATTGGTCATCATATTCCTTTGACGATACATTTATTATCTCCAGCAGGACGACCGGTACAGGTTACTAATGATTTGATCAGCTTTTGGCAACATGCTTATTTTGAGATTAAAAAAGACTTAAAAGGTAGATATCCCAAACATTATTGGCCAGATAATCCGTTAACAGCGGAACCTACACATCGTGTGAAACCTCGCCAATCTTAAATGCTAAGTGTCTAACTACAAAAATATTGATTTGTCAATACATTTTTTCTGATCCCGATTGAAGGTATCTAAGGACGGGTAATAACTTCACAGACAACCTTATAATAGTAAGTTAAAGAAGGTTCATACTCGGGAGGTAATTACAAATGGATAAGAAAATTGTAGGTGTATTTAATACAGAACAAGAAGCTTCCAATTCGATTGAACAATTAAAAAGTCAGGGCTTTTCTTCAGAAGAAATCTCTGTTATTACTAAAGATCGCGAAGAGTTACGCAATATTACAGAAGAAACAGATACCAAAGCACCTGAAGGCGTAGCAACAGGAGCAACAACAGGTGGCGTGCTTGGAGGAACAGCAGGATTGTTAGCAGGTCTTGGAGCATTAGCGATTCCTGGTATCGGCCCAATTCTAGCAGCAGGTCCAATTGCAGCAACGATTACTGGTGCCGCTGTTGGAGCAGGCGCAGGCGGTCTTTTAGGTGGTTTGATCGGTATGGGTATTCCAGAAGATGAAGCTACAGAGTACCAAGATTATGTAAATAACGGTAAAATTCTTGTGTTAGTAGAAGATGACGATCGTTATGATAATGTATACGGTGTATTCCGTAATAACCGTACATTGAATGAAACACGTTACCGTGCAAAAGAAACGAGTACAACTACTCAAGCGCAACCTGAGACACGTACTACCGAAGATCCTAATGCATCCAAAGTGCACAAAGGTGTCGATAAAGATAGCCTAAATGATGATAGTCAGGGATCAGACAACAAATTAACTTCGTATTCTAATGGCGGTTACGGCGTATAATCGATAATAAATTATCTAAATAGATAGACAGCAGAGAAGCTTATCTTTGGTCAAATTATTGACTGGAGGTAAGCTTTTCGTCATTATTCTACTGGATTCGCTAATGAATTTCCCAAAAAAATGTGCATTAGGTTATAAATGCCCTGTTAGATTATCGTTAGAAGAGGTATACTGACAGTGAAAGGGTATGTATTATGTTCCCTTTACTATATGAATGAGGAGGTTATAATCATGGACGTACAGGATAAACTGACTCAGCCTACATCTGGTTCTGCAAAGGACAAAAAGAGAAATCGTCGTAAATGGATCAACAAATTACGCAACGAACTTCGTCTTCCAGGTGCACCGTCACCATCACCCAAAAATGAATCACAGCGTATGCCAACACCAACAATGTCTAATACAGCAAGCTGGGGTTGTGGGTCACGATTGACTTCATAAGACAGACTTATGAAGAAGTATTGAATATTCCTTCAGGAGTACATTATGACAAAAAAACCTAGATTAAGAGAAATCGAGATTCTGCGTGGTATGGCTTTTGCCGCTGTCGTGCTTCAGCATTCGATTGCTCATTTTTCTGTAGTCCCAGAATTGAAAATGGAGGATGGGGCTCGGCTTACTCTTTTGCTATTAGCGGCCAAATTTGCAGTACCGGCCTTTATTTTCATCACAGGGCTGGTGCTTTTTTATAACTATGAAGGCAAAATCAATTATGTATCGTTTGTACGTAAACGGTTTAAAGATATTATTGTGCCTTATCTGTTATGGTCTGTTATCTATTCGTTTATGGTAGGCATTTATAACCATCCCTTCTGGGAATCGATAACTACAATGATTCGCTTTTGGCTTACTGGCAAATCAAGTTACCATTTATGGTATATTGTGATGATTATTCCGATGTATTTATTGTTTCCACCTTTACGTATAGCTGTCAGAAAAATAGTGAAATGGGTCAATGGTCAACGAAAACGTGCATGGTTACTGATCATCGGATTGATTGCTGGATATGAGCTTATTTTATTCGCAAGACCTTTGATTACGGATACCGCAACATCGTTGCATATTCCAGTAATTAGTGCCTATTTTACAACCTATGCTGATCGTAATGTGATCTATTATTTATTTTATTTTCTATTAGGTGCCTTGGCTGGATTACATATAAATGTGTTCCTGGATATCCTAAAACGGGTTAAATTTCCTGTGATAGTGATATGCGGGTTGTTTGCGGTGTATTATACAGGGCTCGTTTTAGGGCATTTTCCTCCAGAAGCTCCATTTGGTAGACGTTTTATAGCATTAACATTATTACAACCAGCGATGGGATTGTTTTTGATTGCTTTTCTAGCGTTGATCTATATTGTAGCTTTGAGTATTCAATCTAATGGTGGTACGTATCATCGACAATTATGGATCACATTGAGTCGTTACTCATATGGTGGTTATTTAGCTCATGCTTTAATGTTGAGAATCAGTTATATCATTGAAGAATCATTATTAGCAGGAATGAATATTACGATTAGAATGTTATTGGTATGGATTATTACACTTGTGTTATCGGTACTGGTAACCTATATGATCTCGCATATTCCTTATGGACACTGGTTAACAGGGATGTCGTTACGTAAAAAGAGTGAAGTTAAAATATAATCATAAAAAAAGCAGACATCGGTCTACAATCGATGTTTGCTTTTTTCTGTATATCTAATATAGGATATACGCCAAAACGTAGATTTTTCAAGGGTTTAGATCACCAAAGTTGAAACTGATAGTTGATCCAGTTTATAGTATAAACACGGAATGAATATTCATTCCGCTCTTATTAAGGTAATAATTAAGACAGGGATTATGTAAAAATATGATGATGAATTTTAAAAAGTATAGAACATGCATATAACGAATACGGAAGGGGTGAAGTCAATGGAAGCTACATTAAACAAACAAGATTTAATTTTATCGGCGGCTCTTTCTTTATTTGCTGATCGTGGATTTGATGGCACCACAGTGCCTATGATTGCAGAAGCTGCCAAAGTTGGAGCAGGGACGATTTATCGTTATTTTGAAAATAAAGAAGCGCTGGTGAATACACTGTTCGAGCAAGGTACATTGGCATTAACAGAAGCTACCGTAGGTCAATTGTATCAAGAAGGCGACGATGTTCGAACACAGTTCAGGCATTTTTTTTATGGAATGGTTACCTTTGCCAAGCAAGATATTAACGGACTGCACTTTCTGGTTACTCATGCACAGGGATGGTATTTAACTCTAGAAAATAAACAATTATTTGAACAGTTACAAAAAGGATTATATGCCTTTTGTGATTATGGAATCGAACAAAAAATGATTCGTTCTATGTCATCACCTGTATTAATAGCAATTGTATTTGGAGCTTTCAAAGAATTGTATAATGCCGTTCG contains:
- a CDS encoding SDR family oxidoreductase, with amino-acid sequence MESTINIHRFAGKTALVTGAGSGIGKATALKFVAEGANVILCDLSLERIRETEAEANAIRPDAALAFEMDIANEEQVKHAIQTGAEHFTGLDIVFANAGINGVLAPIDEIKFEDWQRTINTNLGGTFLTIKYALPFLKEHGGGSIVITSSINGNTTFASFGMSAYSTSKAGQVAFAKMAALELAKFKVRVNVICPGAISTNIDQSTEVNELVRNIAIPIEFPHGRQPLAGQSGSADNVADLVTFLSSPEAAHITGAQITIDGAESLLC
- a CDS encoding DnaJ family domain-containing protein; this encodes MLSWLAEQKINEAIQQGEFDDLEGKGKPLALEDLSHVPEELRAAYKVMKNAGIIPEELQLRQEMLTLTDLIAACEHAGERQALHRKLDEKTLRLQLITSQRGLQENASYHRYENQIRKRLT
- the hrpB gene encoding ATP-dependent helicase HrpB — encoded protein: MTELLNLPVDALIPDLKIYLEQQGVAVVTAEPGAGKTTRIPIALLHEPWLQGKRIIMLEPRRVAAISAARFMAASLEEQVGETVGYRVALDSKVSQNTVIEVVTEGILTAMLQHDPSLEQIGLIIFDEFHERNLHADLGLALTIESRSILREDLRVIVMSATMDPKPVAHLLGDAPILSSAGRTYPVHTYYVQGESIFKMYQRPYSDWAKKVANTIQEALQQHEGDILVFLPGIREIRAVQRECRSSIDSINNSTELLILHGGMTSSEQDQVIIPSAKKMRKVVLATSLAESSITITGIRIVIDSGLTRIPVFSARTGMEHLATERVSQDSADQRRGRAGRTEAGICYRLWSEEEQSYLATTRSPEIVQSDLTSMALHIAVWGTDIKELSWLDQPPQAAYEQACQLLIDLEALDEQKGITAHGRELSKLRVHPRLAHMIVHAIPLGMVQQACDLAALLQERDLLSSHEAGADMEHRVQALQGHSSYQVDPRAIQRIKEWSRRFEQQSRLIQGYNTPSSIDPDLSTSNTGMLLSLAYPDRIAKNRGNGTFLLRIGRGASFASSAHRSDYLTTASYIVAAQLDDTGTDSVIRLAAEVSESQLRRIHANHIQSVHQVDYDEERESISARIDTYLGAILLQSVSDPKPSAEQIQLAIIHAIRYKGLDSLNWTKAAIQWRERISFMHQLDPDYPAMDDSTLLAEMDEWLLPYIEGIRRFNELKKLNLTELLLHRLSWEQRQAIDRLAPTHIEVPSGSRIAVNYTDPKRPFIAVRLQELFGCMTTPMIGHHIPLTIHLLSPAGRPVQVTNDLISFWQHAYFEIKKDLKGRYPKHYWPDNPLTAEPTHRVKPRQS
- a CDS encoding general stress protein — encoded protein: MDKKIVGVFNTEQEASNSIEQLKSQGFSSEEISVITKDREELRNITEETDTKAPEGVATGATTGGVLGGTAGLLAGLGALAIPGIGPILAAGPIAATITGAAVGAGAGGLLGGLIGMGIPEDEATEYQDYVNNGKILVLVEDDDRYDNVYGVFRNNRTLNETRYRAKETSTTTQAQPETRTTEDPNASKVHKGVDKDSLNDDSQGSDNKLTSYSNGGYGV
- a CDS encoding acyltransferase, whose product is MTKKPRLREIEILRGMAFAAVVLQHSIAHFSVVPELKMEDGARLTLLLLAAKFAVPAFIFITGLVLFYNYEGKINYVSFVRKRFKDIIVPYLLWSVIYSFMVGIYNHPFWESITTMIRFWLTGKSSYHLWYIVMIIPMYLLFPPLRIAVRKIVKWVNGQRKRAWLLIIGLIAGYELILFARPLITDTATSLHIPVISAYFTTYADRNVIYYLFYFLLGALAGLHINVFLDILKRVKFPVIVICGLFAVYYTGLVLGHFPPEAPFGRRFIALTLLQPAMGLFLIAFLALIYIVALSIQSNGGTYHRQLWITLSRYSYGGYLAHALMLRISYIIEESLLAGMNITIRMLLVWIITLVLSVLVTYMISHIPYGHWLTGMSLRKKSEVKI
- a CDS encoding TetR/AcrR family transcriptional regulator; the encoded protein is MEATLNKQDLILSAALSLFADRGFDGTTVPMIAEAAKVGAGTIYRYFENKEALVNTLFEQGTLALTEATVGQLYQEGDDVRTQFRHFFYGMVTFAKQDINGLHFLVTHAQGWYLTLENKQLFEQLQKGLYAFCDYGIEQKMIRSMSSPVLIAIVFGAFKELYNAVRLGGVVLSAELIEQVEECCWNAIEYKK